ATCAGCGATTTTTCCTACTACGGAATTCCGGATGTACATTATAAGACCGTCGACGGGCAGAAGGTGCTGACCGAGCAGGGCGTGAAGGAAGTGAACACGACGAGCAAAGGCGTCGGCGTGCTCGCCTACGAGAAGTGGGGCAAGGTGATCAGCGCCTCCGGCAATAAAGCGTACAACGACGCCAAAATCAAGGAAGTGGAGAAATACGACGAGATCGGCCAGGTCGATCCGTTCCGCTATCTGGTTTCGGACTCGTGGATCAATGTGTGGTCCAAGTACGAAAACGAATGGAGAGCGAACGTAACCAAGGCGATCGTCGGCCAAATCAGCATGGACGAATACCGCAGCTATGTGGACAAAATTAACAATTTACCGGAAACGAAGCAAGCGTATAAGGAATTCGCCGAGCATTACAAATCGTTCAAGTGATGGGAAGCAAGGTTTTGGGTCAAGGGCGGACGGAACGGGACATCATGTTCGAGAGATGACATAAAAGGATGCGGGGTTACGGCTTATGAAACGCCTGCGGGATGCGGCTCGCGCGAAAATCGGCTCGGTGTTGTCCAAAACAAGCTACTTGCGGCGCATGATTTGGCTCGGATGTATCTCCGTCGCCGTCCCGATCGTTTTGTCGGGAGCCGCCTATTATCAATTCGCGATGAACAAGCTGGTCCATCAATTTCAGGAAGACAGCCGGGCCTCTCTCACCACGTTCAAGGACCGTCTGGAAAACGTATTGACCCGCATCGAGCTGGAGTCGCTGCAAATCTCCACCAGCTCCGCCGTCCGCTCGGCGCTCGGGAAAGCGGATTTTGCCGATCGGTACGTGCAGCAAACGGAAATGATGGATTCGTTTCTGTTTCAAAAAAGCGCCAACAATCTGATTGAAGATATCGTGTTTTATGAAAGCGCTTCGAATGTCGTCTTGTCCGGCGCCTACGGCCAAACATCGCTGGAAAACTCTCCGCAAAGAGAGATTATCCGGAACGTGCTGTCCATGAAAAATCAAGCCGGCTGGATTTATTCGCCCGGCATCGGAGCCGAAGGCTGCCTCACCTATGTGCGGCAGCTTCCGGTGATGAAGATCGGAGCGCCGCAGGGCGCTCTGCTTGTCCATGTGAAAATCGACGCGCTTCGCAAGCAGCTGTTCGATGCGGGCCTGGCACCCCATCGGCAATCGCTGGTCGTTATGGACGCGGATCGCCGGATTATGCTGCATTCGTCGGAAGTGGCGGCGATCGGTCAAGCCGCGGGGCAGGTTTCCGCGCTGAAACGGGTGCTCGGCCATGACGACGCAAACGAATACGCGATGCTGAAGGACGACGCGAACCGGATGCTGATCATGTTCCATAAAACCGCACTCGGCCGCTCTTACGTCATCATGATGCCCGAAGCCGGGCTCGTCAGCCAGCTTGACTGGGTCCGGGCGTTCGTTGCGGCGTCCGTGCTGTTTTGCCTAAGCGTCGGTGTGCTGCTGACTTATTTGTCGTCGAAAATGGTATACAGTCCGATCGATCGGTTGATCCGGTACGGGAAACGGCTTCATCCTGCGGGAAAAGGCTCGTCCGCCGGTGCGAAGGAAAACGAAATCGAATTCATCCATTCGTGCCTCGCGTACCTAAGCGAACAGGCGGAATCGCTGAATCGGTACGTAAAGCAAATTCAGCCCGATCTGCGCGACCGATTTCTTCTGAAGCTGCTTCAGGCGGACGGCCCTCCCGATCCCGGAGCGGCCGAGCCATACCTTCGTCTGTACCGGATACCGGCAGAGGGCCTGTTCATCGCGATGATCGTGAAGGTGGACAACCTGTTTAAGGAAAAGCGGTTTTTGCCGGGGGAAGGGGCGGTCATCGTTTTTGCGGTTAACAACATCATCGCCGAGCTTCTGGAACATTATCCCGGGATAGCCGGGTATGTCGTTGACCGTGAGGGGAAGGAAAGCGCGGTTATCCTTCATTTTGCGGAAGCGGCGTCGGATATTGAGGAGCGGAGGCGGACGGTCCGGCTTTTTGCCGGGGAAATTTGCACCGCCTTGAAAAAATATATGTCCTTCACGGTATCCGTCGGTATCGGCGGGGAGCGCTCCGGGCTTGAGCTGCTGCACGAATCGTACGTGGAGGCGCGGCAAGCGATTCAATCCCGCCTGCTGCACGATGTCGATGCGGTGCTTTTTTACGAGGAAGAAACGGCTTCCAGGGAAAAGGCCACTGCTTTTAATTATCCGAGAAAGCTGGAATCGGATTTGCTCGAGGCGCTGTCGCGCGGCGAGCTGCCGGAGGCGGAAAAGGCGCTGCTGCAATTTTCCCGGACGATCCGCAGCTCCGGTTCTTACGATACGGTGATGCAGTGTTACCATGTTTTGCTTTCGTCGATTATCCGGTCGCTGGAGCATGAAGGTTATGGTGCGATCGATCAGCTCGGCGGCAATTTGTTCGAGCAGCTTAAGGCTAGGCAAACCTCGCAGGAGGTACAGGACTGGTTCATCGAGTCGCTGTTTCCGTTACACCGGCGCGTTACTGAGGAGTTTCGCGCCAACCAGATCCGGATTGCGATCCGCCGGGTATGCCGGCATATCGAGGACGGCCAGGGGATGCCGACTCTTGTGGAATGCGCGGAGCTCGTGCGGCTCAGCCCTTCGTATTTGAGCCGCATGTTTAAAAAGGAAACCGGCGTCGCGTTTATCGAATATGTGATGCAGTTCAAGCTGGAGAAAGCGAAAAGACTGCTGGCGGAGACGGACTTGGGCATAGCGGAAATAGCCGGGATAGTCGGCTACTCGGAGCGAAACCTGAACCGCGCGTTTAAGCGCCACGTCAAATGCTCGCCCAAGATGTACCGTTTGTCCGCCCGGACGGGCGGTGACTTGAGCAAGGACGGAGGAACGGATGTGAAAGAACAAAAATAGCAAAGTTCGGATTGAAATGGTCATCAATGCGAAACAAAATGGCAGTTTTATGTACTATAATGAGAATCAGCAAAAGCTTAGGGAAAGGATGCTGATGTTATGGAGGCACGTACGTTTAAGAATCCGATTTTGCCCGGATGTTATGCCGATCCGTCAATTTGCCGGGTCGGCGAAGACTATTATATGGTGACATCGACTTTTGAATATTTCCCCGGTGTACCGATTTTCCACAGCAAGGATTTGGTGAATTGGCGGCAGCTTGGCCATGTGCTGGACAGGCCGTCACAGCTCGATCTGGATGGGACGCCTTGCTCCAAAGGCATCTACGCTCCGACGATCCGCTATCATGAAGGCACATTTTACATGGTGACGACGTTTGTGGAAAGCGCGACGGGGGCGCGGAAAAATTTTTACGTCACGGCGCACGATCCGGCCGGTCCGTGGTCCGATCCGCATTGGCTGCAGGATGCGCCGGGGATCGATCCTTCCTTGTTTTTTGACGACGACGGCAGGTGTTATTACACCGGCAACCGGCAGCCTCCGGGTGGGCAGCAGTATCCGAAGCATATGGAAATATGGCTGCAGGAGCTCGATTTGCGGACGCATCAACTGGTCGGGCCGAAGATCAGCCTGTGGGACGGGGCGCTCAAGCTGGCTCATGCCCAGGAAGCGTCTCACCTGTATAAAATCGACGGCTATTATTATTTGATCATTGCCGAGGGCGGAACGGGATTTACGCATTCCGTGACGATCGCCCGCAGCGAGCGGCTGACCGGCCCTTACGAAGCGTGCAAGATGAACCCGATCCTCACGCACCGCCATTTGGGGCAGCAGCATCCGATCGCCAATGTGGGGCATGCCGACTTCGTTCAGACGCAAAACGGCGACTGGTGGCTTGTCTGCCTCGGCTCGCGCCCATACGGAGGACATTACCGCAACCTGGGACGGGAAACGTTTCTCGCGCCTTTCATTTGGGAGAACGGCTGGCCGGTCGTAAATCCCGGCAAAGGCATCATCGAGACGGAGATGCCGCGCCCTTCGCTGCCTGAGCATCGCTGGCCGACGCAGCCTGCGTGCGATCATTTTGACTCGCCGACACTTAGGCATGAGTGGAACTTTATCCGCACGCCGCGGGGCGAGTTTTGGTCGCTCGCCAAGCGGCCCGGCTATTTGCGGCTGAAGCTGAAGCCGGAGACCGTGATGGAAGAGGCGAATCCGAGTTTTGTCGGGCGACGCCAGCAGCATATCGATTTTGCCGCTCGTGTAGCGATGGAATTTTCGCCGCAGTCGGAGCGCGAGGCGGCCGGACTCGTGCTGCTGGAGAACACCGACTTCCAGTACCGCATGGAAATCAGCCGCGGACCGGGTGGCGGTTCCGCGCTCGTCATCCGTTTAATCCAGCGCCGCGAGGGGACGGACACGGTGCTGGCGGAGCAGGCTGTACCCGCCGAAGCAGGTGCCGGTGCGGCAGCGGGGAAAGCGGCGGAGCTGCGGGAACGGCGGCTTTACATGAAGGTGGAGGCGATCGGCCAAAGCTACAGCTTCTATTATGCCGTACAAGCCGAGCAGTGGTTCGCTTTGTACGAAAACGCCGACGGCACCATACTGAGCGTCGATGTGGGCGGAGGTTTCACCGGTACATACATCGGAATGTATGCCACAGCGCATGGAGCAACGAGCGATAATTTCGCCGATTTCGATTATTTCGAGTACATGCCGATTTGAGGCGCCGTTCTCTATCCGGTTGTAAGGCAGCTAGCGGATGCGGTATCTCGAAACATCAAGTTTCCGGAAATAAGGGGCACTTTGAGTGCTCCTTATTTTTTTGGGAAATTTGCCGTTTGAGTTTAAATATGAACGAACGTTAATTATTGACTTATGAACATCCGTTCACTATAATCCAAAATATGTCATTGATAGAGGGAGATTAGTGCCATAAATGACATCAGCCTTGCCATCATCTTAGCAGCGATTGAAGGCTTAACCGAGATGATGCATGTATAATCCAAGCAAGGAGGCGGTCGGAATGGATCATTTATTTCCTGTCAAAGATACAGCCAGCACCAAACGCAAAATTTTCGAAACGGCGATCGATTTGTTTTCCAGACACGGTTACTCTGCGGTATCGGTCCGGCACATAACGAAGCAGGTCGGCATCAAGGAAAGCGCGCTGTACAACCATTTCAAAACGAAGGACGACCTCTTGGAGGCGATTTATTCCGTTTTCCGAACCGAGCTGCGGCAAAAAGGGCTTCCCCCGGTCGAAAAACTGGATGAAATATTGCAGCAGATGACGCCGGAACAGTTTCTTATTTGGGGTTTTGAAACCTTCAAGCAATCCGTTCAAGACCCGCTGGCAGCGAAAATATGGCGGATTCTGAATATCGAGCAGTTCAGGGATCAGCGGGCAAGAATGATCATTTTGGACGATATTTATAAAGGGACGATCGATTTTTTGGAAGCCGCGTTTAAGATCCTTATTCAAAAGGGCGCCATTCGGGGGCATGACCCCAGACAGCTTGCTTTTGAATATCAATATCCGCTGTTTTCCGTCATGACCGAATATTTGCTGCTGAAGCATGACGTACGCGATACGGCGGAATTGGAAAAACGCATCGAGGATCATATCCGATATTTCATAAGCGGTATTAAGAAGCAGTAGGAGGTGATTTCATGATAAGAAATCTTAAATTCGCAGTTTACTTTGCAGTTATCGCCGTGTGCTCCTATACGATCAGCTTGCCTTATTTACGGGCGACCTCGGGCAATTTGGACAAAATGAGTCCGCCGGGCGGACCGGTTATTTCGTTCGCTCAATACGCGGTCGCTTCCGGCGTCAATGTCGTACTAATGACTTTTGTACTGAGCTGGATAGGAGCTTCTTTGTCCGACAAGGCGGGCCTTAAGTGGGACTGGATTCGTTCGGTTTTTGAAAGAAAGGCAAGACCCGCTTGGGATAGGAAATATGTGCTGATTTCCGTTGTCGGCGGAATTCTCATCTCCGTGTGTATAGCTGCGGTCCAGGTGATCTTCATGCCCTTTATGCCCGAGATGAATCAAGCGGTTAAGAATGCGGAAGTACCGCCGTGGATCGGTCTGACAACCGTCTTTCAAGGCGGGGTTGTCGAGGAAGTTATGATACGGTTCGGATTTATGACGTTGGCCGTTTGGGCGCTCGGCAAATTGTTCTCCAGAAAAAGGCATCCGCTGCCGGGATGGATTTACACGGTTTCCATCTTCACGGCA
The window above is part of the Paenibacillus hamazuiensis genome. Proteins encoded here:
- a CDS encoding CPBP family intramembrane glutamic endopeptidase codes for the protein MIRNLKFAVYFAVIAVCSYTISLPYLRATSGNLDKMSPPGGPVISFAQYAVASGVNVVLMTFVLSWIGASLSDKAGLKWDWIRSVFERKARPAWDRKYVLISVVGGILISVCIAAVQVIFMPFMPEMNQAVKNAEVPPWIGLTTVFQGGVVEEVMIRFGFMTLAVWALGKLFSRKRHPLPGWIYTVSIFTAAVLFGIGHLGAAQALTGTLTAIIVVYIVLANSLGGIVFGYLYWKKGLEYAVVSHMTADIVLHAVIPLAG
- a CDS encoding glycoside hydrolase family 43 protein, whose protein sequence is MEARTFKNPILPGCYADPSICRVGEDYYMVTSTFEYFPGVPIFHSKDLVNWRQLGHVLDRPSQLDLDGTPCSKGIYAPTIRYHEGTFYMVTTFVESATGARKNFYVTAHDPAGPWSDPHWLQDAPGIDPSLFFDDDGRCYYTGNRQPPGGQQYPKHMEIWLQELDLRTHQLVGPKISLWDGALKLAHAQEASHLYKIDGYYYLIIAEGGTGFTHSVTIARSERLTGPYEACKMNPILTHRHLGQQHPIANVGHADFVQTQNGDWWLVCLGSRPYGGHYRNLGRETFLAPFIWENGWPVVNPGKGIIETEMPRPSLPEHRWPTQPACDHFDSPTLRHEWNFIRTPRGEFWSLAKRPGYLRLKLKPETVMEEANPSFVGRRQQHIDFAARVAMEFSPQSEREAAGLVLLENTDFQYRMEISRGPGGGSALVIRLIQRREGTDTVLAEQAVPAEAGAGAAAGKAAELRERRLYMKVEAIGQSYSFYYAVQAEQWFALYENADGTILSVDVGGGFTGTYIGMYATAHGATSDNFADFDYFEYMPI
- a CDS encoding TetR/AcrR family transcriptional regulator; amino-acid sequence: MDHLFPVKDTASTKRKIFETAIDLFSRHGYSAVSVRHITKQVGIKESALYNHFKTKDDLLEAIYSVFRTELRQKGLPPVEKLDEILQQMTPEQFLIWGFETFKQSVQDPLAAKIWRILNIEQFRDQRARMIILDDIYKGTIDFLEAAFKILIQKGAIRGHDPRQLAFEYQYPLFSVMTEYLLLKHDVRDTAELEKRIEDHIRYFISGIKKQ
- a CDS encoding helix-turn-helix domain-containing protein, which encodes MKRLRDAARAKIGSVLSKTSYLRRMIWLGCISVAVPIVLSGAAYYQFAMNKLVHQFQEDSRASLTTFKDRLENVLTRIELESLQISTSSAVRSALGKADFADRYVQQTEMMDSFLFQKSANNLIEDIVFYESASNVVLSGAYGQTSLENSPQREIIRNVLSMKNQAGWIYSPGIGAEGCLTYVRQLPVMKIGAPQGALLVHVKIDALRKQLFDAGLAPHRQSLVVMDADRRIMLHSSEVAAIGQAAGQVSALKRVLGHDDANEYAMLKDDANRMLIMFHKTALGRSYVIMMPEAGLVSQLDWVRAFVAASVLFCLSVGVLLTYLSSKMVYSPIDRLIRYGKRLHPAGKGSSAGAKENEIEFIHSCLAYLSEQAESLNRYVKQIQPDLRDRFLLKLLQADGPPDPGAAEPYLRLYRIPAEGLFIAMIVKVDNLFKEKRFLPGEGAVIVFAVNNIIAELLEHYPGIAGYVVDREGKESAVILHFAEAASDIEERRRTVRLFAGEICTALKKYMSFTVSVGIGGERSGLELLHESYVEARQAIQSRLLHDVDAVLFYEEETASREKATAFNYPRKLESDLLEALSRGELPEAEKALLQFSRTIRSSGSYDTVMQCYHVLLSSIIRSLEHEGYGAIDQLGGNLFEQLKARQTSQEVQDWFIESLFPLHRRVTEEFRANQIRIAIRRVCRHIEDGQGMPTLVECAELVRLSPSYLSRMFKKETGVAFIEYVMQFKLEKAKRLLAETDLGIAEIAGIVGYSERNLNRAFKRHVKCSPKMYRLSARTGGDLSKDGGTDVKEQK